A window of Gemmobacter sp. genomic DNA:
GGCTGGTGGATCAGGTGGTTCCCCGCGACCGGATGGATGCCGCCGCCCGCGCCTGGATTGATGCCAACCCCGCGCCTGTCCAGCCCTGGGATCGCGACCGTTACGCGCATCCCGAAGGCAATGGCCTGCTGGTGCCGTCGGTCGCCAGCTACCTGTCCACCCTGCCCGCCCAGATCGCGCGGGACACGTTCCACAACTACCCCGCCGCCGCCGCCATTGCCGCCTGTGTGTTCGAAGGCATCCAGCTGCCGTTCGATGCCGCGCAGAAGCTGGAACAGAAGTATTTCGCCAAGCTGCTGTCCGATCCGGTCGCGGGGAACATCATCCGCACGACGTTCGTCAACAAGGGCGAGGCCAAGAAGCTGGCCCGCCGGCCTGCCGGCCTTGCCAAGGTGCGGCATGACCGGGTGGGCGTGCTGGGCGCCGGGCTGATGGGCGCCGGCATTGCCCAGGTGGCGGCCGAGGCGGGGATGGATGTCGTCCTGCTGGACCGCACCCAGGACGAGGCCGACAAGGGCCGCGCCAAAATCGAAGCAACCCTTGCGCGCGAGGTGCAGAAGGGCCGCCGCACCGAGGCCGCATTGGCGCAGGTGATGGGCCGGATCACCGCCACCGCCGATGTCGCCGCGCTGGCCACCGCCGACATCATCGTCGAGGCGGTGTTCGAGGATACCGCCGTCAAGGCCGACATCACCCGCCGCGTGCAGGCGGTGGTCCGGCCCGGCACGCTGTTCGCCACCAACACATCGACCCTGCCGATCACCCGGCTGGCCCGCGCGGCGCAGGATGCCGGGCGCTTCATCGGGCTGCATTTCTTTTCCCCGGTCAACCGGATGGAACTGGTCGAGGTGATCCGCGGGCAGGCAACCACCGATGCCACGCTGGCCGAGGCGCTGGATTTCGTCGAACGCCTGCGCAAGGTGCCGATCACCGTCAACGACAGCCGGGGGTTCTATACCAGCCGGGTGTTCCAGACCTTCATCCACGAAGGCATGGCCATGCTGGGCGAAGGCACCGCCCCCGCCCTGATCGAGAATGCCGCGCGCTTTGCCGGGTTTCCGGTCGGCCCGCTGACCCTGCTGGACGAGGTGACGGTGGATCTGCCGATGAAGATCATCGACCAGGCGATTGCCGAGGAAGGCGCCGCCTACCAGATCCCCTGCGGCCATGCCGTGGCCGCCCGCATGATCGCCCTTGGCCGCAATGGCCGCAAGACCGGGGGCGGATTCTATGACTATGCCGCCGACGGGTCGAAACAGCTGTGGCCCGGGCTGGCAGACCATTTCCCCGTTGCCGCCGACCAGCCACCGCTGGAGGAGCTGAAAAAGCGGTTCCTGTATATCCAGGCGCTGGAAACCGCCCGCTGTCTGGAAGAAGGCGTGCTGGTCAGCGCGGTGGATGGCGATCTGGGCGCGGTGCTGGGCTGGTCTTACCCGACATGGACGGGCGGCACGCTGTCGCTGATCGACATGGTGGGCCTGCGCGCCTTCATCGCCGAATGCGACCGGCTGGCACAGCGCACCGGGCCGCGGTTCACCGCATCGGACTGGTTGCGGGCGCGGGCCGATGCCGGGCAGCCGCTGGTCGGGGCCGCCTGATGGACCGGCTGATCTTTGACGCCGACCACGACCTGTTCCGCGACAACGTGCGCCGGTTCATGGAACGCGAGGTGGCCCCCCATGCCGCCCGCTGGCGCGCCGCCGGGGTGGTCGACCGCGAGGTCTATCGCAAGGCTGGCCAGAACGGGTTCCTGCTGACCTGGGCCGACGAGGCCTATGGCGGGGCGGGCCTGGATGATTTCCGCTATGAGCAGATCATCTACGAGGAAAACATCCGCCACGGCGAAATCGGGTTCTATATCAACCTGCATTCCGGGCTGGTGGCGCCCTATATCGCCGGCCTTGGCGATGCCGACCAGAAGGCGCGCTGGCTGCCCGGCTGCGTGTCGGGCGATACCATCCTGGCCGTGGCCATGACCGAACCGGGCGCCGGCAGCGACCTGGCCGGGATGAAGACCCGGGCCGAGGATCGCGGCGATCACTGGCTGCTGAACGGGTCCAAGACCTATATCTCGAACGGTCAGCTGGCCGATCTGGTCATCGTCGCCGCCCGCACCGATCCCGACAAGCGCCATGCGCTTGGCCTGTTCGTGGTCGAACGCGGGATGCCGGGGTTCGAACGCGGCCAGCCGCTGCAAAAGATGGGCCTTGCCGCACAGGACACGTCGGAACTGTTCTTTACCGATGTCCGGGTGCCCAAGGCCAACCTGCTGGGCGTGGCGGGCGAAGGGTTCCGCTACCTTGGCCGGTTCCTGGCGGGCGAACGGCTGATTGCCGCCATCGGGTCGATGGCAACGGCGCAAAAGGCATTCGACCTGACGCTGGCCTATGTCAAGGATCGCCGCGCCTTTGGCCGGCCCATCGGCGCCTTCCAGAACGCCCGCTTCCGGCTGGCCGAACTGCGCACCGAACTGGATCTGGCGCAATGTTTCGTGGACCAGTGCGTGCTGCTGTATAACCAGCGCAAACTGACGCCCGAGACGGCGGCACAGGCCAAGCTCGCCTCCAGCGAAGCCGAGGGGCGCATGGTGGACCTTGGCGTCCAGCTGCATGGCGGGGCGGGCTATATGGCGGAATTCGAGATCTCGCGCATGTTCACCGATGCGCGGGTGACGCGGATCTTTGCCGGCACCTCGGAAATCATGAAGGAAATCATCAGCCGGGGCCTGGGGCTGGACGACCGCAAGATGAACTGACCTTGCAGCCATGGCGCCCCGCCCTGCCCCATGCAGGGCGGGGTTTTCCATTGACCATGAAAAACCCCCGGGGCCGCTGGCCCGGGGGGCAAGTCGGGATCCGGCCCGGGAGGCGGCCGGACCCCGCCGATCAGAACGACCGGGGCAGGCCCAGCCGTTCCGCAATACCGTTGCGCGCCATTTCGTTGGTGATCGGGCCGATCTTCCACAACCGGGCATCGCGCCAATACCGCTGCATGTCGGTTTCCGCCGAATAGCCCATGCCGCCCAGAATCTGGATCCCCAGATCCGCTGCCTTGACCGCATTGTCCGAGGCCGAGACCTTGAGCATCGTGGCCTGCATCGCGCAGTCCTTGCCGCTGGCCTGCAACCATGCGGTATAGTTGCACAGCAGTTCGGTCTGCTGGCGCCAGGTGGCAATATCGGCGACGTAATGCTGCAACGCCTGGAACGACCCGATCGGGCGGCCGAATGCCTTGCGCTGTTTCATGTAGTCCAGCGCATCTTCCAGCACGCCATCCATCACGCCCAGGCAAAAACTGCCCACCATGATGCGTTCGTTGTTCAGCGTGGGCAGCAGCATCTTCCAGGCATTGCCGGGCTGGCCCAGCACCAGATCGTCGGGAACGAACACATCGTCCAGCACCACGGTGCACGACCCGATGGCGCGCATGCCCAGCTTGGGCAGTTCGGTGATGGTGATGCCCTTTTGTCTGGCGGGCACAAAGAACAGCGTCAGCCCGTGGTGGTTCTTTTCCACGTTCTTGTCGGTGCGGGCCAGCAGCAGGATGTAATCCGCGACATGGGCCGAGGAACACCAGATCTTCTCGCCCGAGATGCGCCAGCCGCCCTCGGCCCGTTCCGCCGTGGTGCGCAGCGCGCCCAGCACATCGGTGCCGCCGCCCGGTTCGGTGAACCCGATCGAGGCGCGCAGCTTGCCCGCGGCCATGTCGGGCAGGAACCGGCGCTTCTGCGCCTCGGTCCCGTAAACGCCGATGGACTTGGACCCCGCGAACGAGGTGATGCCCCAGATCCACGCCAGCCCCCCCAGCGACCGCGCCAGCGCGCGGGCCAGGATCATCTGGGTCTGCACATCGCCGCCCTGCCCGCCGTATTCCTCGGGAATGCCGATGCCGTGGAACCCGGCTTCGGTGAACTTCTCCCACAATTCGAACGGGTAGTCGTGTTCCTTGCGCTCCAGCTCGCGCGCCCAGTCCTTCGGGATCTCGGCGCGCACCCATCTTTCCACCATGTCGCGGAAGGCGACGTTTTCTTCGCTGAAGTCGAAATCCATATGGTCCTCCGTTATTGTCAGGCGGCTGCGCGGGTCAGGCGCAGGTGCAATCCCACCACGTCGCCGCGCCCTTCGGCGGCCAGCGTGGCGGTGACGTCGATGTCCGGCCCGGTCGCAGCGTCCAGGGTGCCGCGCACCGTCAGGCGGTCGCCGGCAAAGACATTGCCCAGCATCCGCGCGCTGTAGCCCAGCAGCCGGGCACCCGGCAGCGCGGCGGTGACGGCGTTCAGCACATAGGCAATGTTCAGCGGCCCCTGGTTGATCACATCGGGACCAAGGCCCAGCGACCGCACCAGCGCGCCATCCAGATGGATCTGGTTGGGGTCATCCAGGATGCGCGCCCAGACCTGCATCCATTCGGCGGTCACATCGGTAACGCGGGTTTCCGGCAGGGCGGTCATGCCGATACCTCCGTCTTGCGGGGCAGAACCCAGCGGTTGGTGGTGCGCACCACAAGGCTGCCATCCGCCGCATGCAGGCGCAATTCATGCGTCAGCAGGTCCATCACGCCCAGCCGCTTGCTGGCCTTGCGCTCCAGCGACACGATCTGGCCGCGCACCGCATAGGTTTCCCCCACCCGCATCGGCCGGACCAGATCCACATCGCAGCCGGCCATCATCGGCCCGTCGTTCACGTCAAAGTCGCACAGGGCCAGCAGATCCCCCACGCTCAGGCCCATGCCGCGCTGGGTGGCGATCAGGGCAAAGATCGGATGCGCGGCGCCATCGGGGGCCGGGGTGGTGCCGCTGCTGATGCAGACCTCGTGGTTGTCGGCGGCGGTGATGGTGAATTCGGTGCCGTCCAGCGAATGCCCGGCCACGGCGGGCGGTGCGGCGCCGGTCATGGCGCGGTCTTTCCGAAAATCGCGGTCATTCTTTCCTCCCTCGTGCCCTCATGCCCCTCTGGACTTGATAACTACCTACCGTTAGGTTGATAGGCAAGATCTATCGGAGGAGATATCGGATGCAGGCGCTGGAACTGGCGGCCATCGGCGGCGATGGGCCCCGCCTTGTGGAAGTGCTCCGGCCAGAACCGGCGGCGGGTCAGGTGCGGGTGGCTTTGCGGGCCGCCGCGCTGAACCACCGCGAGCTGTTCATTCTGCAAGGGCAGTATCCAGGCATGGCGCTGCCCTGCACGCTGGGGGCCGACGGGGCGGGCATTGTGGATGCCGTGGGCGACGGCGTGCCGCAGGCGCGGATCGGGGAACGGGTGGTGCTGTATCCCGGGATGGACTGGGGCGATGACCAGCGGTTTCCGGGGCGCGGGTTCCATTTGCTGGGCATGCCAGCGCCGGGCACCATTGCGGAACATATCTGCGTTCCGGCCGGATCGGCCCGGCCGATGCCGCCCCATCTGGACTTTGCCCAAGCCGCCGCCCTGCCCACCGCCGCGCTGACCGCCTGGCGCGGGCTGACTGCCAAGGCCGGGGTGCAGCCGGACGAGACGCTGCTGATCACCGGCATCGGCGGCGGTGTCGCCACTTATGCGCTGCTGTTCGGCCGGGCGATGGGGGCACGGGTCTTTGTCACCTCGTCCCGTGCCGATACCATCGCCAAGGCGGTGGCTCTGGGGGCCGAAGGCGGCTTCGATTACCGCGACAAGGATTGGCACAAGGCATTCCTGAAGGCCTCGGGCGGGGCGGATGTGGTGTTCGACGGCGCGCCGGCCGGCAGCATGCGGGCCTATACCCGCGCCCTTCGCATGGGCGCGCGGATCGTGGTCTATGGATCGACCGGCGGTGTGGATGCCGGGTTCCTGGCCCCGTCGCTGTTCCTGTCGCATGCCACGATCCATGGCACCGCCATGGGCAGCCCAGCGGATTTCACCGGCATGCTGGAGTTTGTCGCGGCCAAGGGGCTGACCCCGGTCATCGACCGGCGCTTTGCCCTGGCGCAGGCGTCGCAGGCGCTGGACTACCTGCGCGACGGCCATGCCTTTGGCAAGGTCGTGATCGACATTCCGGGAGAGAGCTGATGCAGCCTGCCGCACCCCAGGGGATCTACCGGCTGTTCGATGTGGGCGGCCGGGTCGTGCTGGTGACGGGCGGGGCCAATGGCCTTGGCCGGATGATCGCCGGCGCCTTCGCCGCGGGCGGCGCGCGGGTCTATGTCACCTCGCGCAAGGCCGAAGATGCCGAACGCGCCGCGGCCGAGATGGTGGCCGAAGGCGGCATCTGTACCGGGCTGGCCGCCGACCTGTCGGACCCTGCCGGGGCCACCACGCTGGCCGGCCAGATCGCGGAACGCGAATCCGCCCTGCATGTGCTGATCAACAATGCCGGCCGGTCCTGGGGGGCACCGCTGGCCCGCTACCCGGACAAGGGCTGGGCGCCGATCATGTCGATCAACGTGCAGACGCCGTTCACGCTGGTGCGCGACCTGCTGCCGCTGCTGCGCTCCGCCGCCCGTCCCGATGACCCGGCCCGGGTGATCAACGTGGGATCGGTCGCCGGGCGGGTGGTGGAACCGATCAGCGCCTATGCCTATTCTGCCTCCAAGGCCGGGCTGGCGCATCTGGGCCGGGTGATGGCCGCCGATCTGGCGCCCGAGGGCATCACGGTGAACACGCTGGTGCCGGGCTATTTCCCCACCAGCATGACCGGCCATATCCGCGCCGACGAGGCGGCATCGGCCGAACTGCTGGCGCGGATCCCGCTGGGCCGCATGGGCTCGCCCGAGGATGCGGCGGGCCTGTGCCTGATGCTGGCGTCGCGGGCCGGCGCCTATCTGACGGGCACCGAGATTGTCATGGACGGGGGGCTGTCGGGATGCCGGTAACGCCAACAGGCCCGCTGGCCGGGCTGCGCGTGGTCGAAATGGACGCCATCGGGCCGGTGCCGCTGGTCGGGCTGCTGCTGGCCGGCAGCGGCGCCGACGTGCTGCGCATCGCCCGCGATGGCGGCGACTGGGACGATGCGACCACCGCCGCCGCCGTGATGCACCGCGGCAAGGCCAGCGTGACGCTGAACCTCAAGGATCCGGCCGGGGCCGCCATGGCGCTGGATCTGATCGGGCGGGCCGATGCGGTGATCGAAGGCGCCCGGCCCGGCACGATGGAGCGGCTGGGCCTTGGCCCCGATGCCACGCTGGCGCGCAATCCGGCGCTGGTCTATGGCCGGATGACCGGCTGGGGCCAGACCGGCCCCCGCGCGATGGAGGCCGGGCACGACATCAACTATCTGGCGCTGACCGGCGTTCTGTCGATGATCGGCCCGGCCACCCGCCCGGTCGCGCCGCTGAACCTGGTGGCCGATTATGGCGGCGGGGCGATGAACCTGGCCTTTGGCCTGATGGCCGCGCTGTGGCAGGCGCGGGCGACGGGGCGGGGGCAGGTTGTCGATGCCGCCATGGTGGATGGCGTGGGCTTTCTGGCCAGCCTGTTCCACGGCTATCAGCAGACCGGCCTGTGGCACGACGGGCGCGAGGCGAACCTGCTGGATGGCGGCGCGCCCTATTACCGCTGTTATGCGTGCGCCGATGGCCGGTTCATGGCCGCCGGCCCGCTGGAGCCAAAGTTCTACGCCCTGATGATGTGCGGGCTGGGGCTGGATCCGGCCGACTGGCCGCAGGACGACCGCGCGACATGGCCGGCGGCAACGGCGGCCATCGGCGCGCGGTTTGCCAGCATGCCGCAGGCGCACTGGACGGCGCTGTTCGCCGGCACCGATGCCTGCGTGACGCCGGTGCTGGATCTGGCACAAACACGGACCGATCCGCATATCGCCGCGCGGGGGCTGTTCCAGCCGGCAGGCACCGCGCAGGCGCCCGTCGTGCCGCCGTGGGGCGCGGACCAACGGCCCGACCTGGCCCCCGCGCGGGCCATGGACACGGCCGGGGCGCTGGCCCGCTGGCCGGTCAGGCCGTCAGCTGCCCCCCGTTGATCGAGACGGTCTCCCCGGTGATGAACCCCGCCGCGTCGGAACACAGGTAGCGGACCAGTTCCGCGATTTCCTCGACCGATCCGGCGCGGCCGGCGGGCACCTTGGCCAGTTCCGCCTCGCGGATGTCGGGGCGGATGGCCCGGGTCATTTCGGTATCGACAAACCCCGGCGCGATGCAGTTGGCGGTAATGCCCAGTCCCGCCACCTCCAGCGCAAGGGTGCGGGTCATGCCGATCAGCCCGGCCTTGGCGGCGGAATAGTTCGCCTGTCCCGGCTGGCCGCGCAGCCCGTTCATCGACGACATGTTGACGATGCGGCCAAAGCGGCGGCTGCGCATGCCGGGCAGCACGGCGCGGCACAGGTGGAACGGGCCGGTCAGGTTCACGCGCAACACCGCGTCCCAATCGGCCACCGGGTCGAGCTTGTGAAAGAACCCGTCGCGCGTGATGCCGGCATTGTTCACCACCGCGCCGATGGGGCCATGCGCCACCTCGATCCCCGCAACCGCTTGCGCCACGTCGGCATAATCGGCCACGTCTGCAACTACATCCATCGGCTGAGGGTCGGCAAAGGCGCGGTCCAGCCGGACCACGCGCCAGCCGCTGTCGGCCAGCCGCCGGGCGATGGCCGCCCCGATGCCGCGCGCGGCGCCGGTGACGATGGCAATATCGGGATGATCGGTCATGGTGCGGGTTCCGGTGCCTTCAGGATGTCGGGGTTGCGGTGCAGAAAGCCGAAGATGCGGTCGACGAACACCGCCGTCTGCCCATCGGTCAACATGTGGCCCGCGCCCTCCAGCAGCTCGACCTGCACTTGCGGGGTCAGGCGGCGGAAATGCGCGACGCAGGCATCGTCCACCAACTCGCTCAGGCTGCCGCGCACCAGCAGGACGGGGCAGCGCAGCCGCGCGGCGGCCTGATCGACCAGCGGCGCCTCGTCCGGCGGGTCGATGAAGGCATCGTCGGCAAAGCGCGGATCCCAGTGCCAATACAGCCGCCCGTTGGCCAAGGGTCGCAGCACGCGGGCCAGACGGTCAGGGTCGGGCGGGGCGGACTGGCCGCGATAGGCGCCAAGCGCCTGCGACGCGGCCAGCGGGCTGGCAAAGCCGGCGGCGCTGGCTTGCAGAAAGGCGCGGATGGCGGTGATGTTCTGTCGGTTCGTCCCCGGGGCGATGTCGGCCAGCAGCACGGCGCGCACCCGGTCGGGCCGCGCGGCAGCGGCCAGCATGCAGGTTTGCCCGCCCCGGCTGGCGCCGATCAGGATCACCGGCCCGGCAATCGCATCGACCACGGCGATAGTATCGGCCGCCATGTCGCGCAGGTGATAGCGGCCGTCCGGCGCGGGATCGCTGTCGCCATGCCCGCGCAGGTCGAGGGCCAGCGCCGGCAGCCCAAGGCGCGCCGCCTGCCGTAGCCCCGCCGCCCAGGACCGGCGCGTCTGGCCCCCGCCGGGCAGAAAGATCAGCGTTGGCCCCCCCGGCCCCGCAGGTGTCACCCTGTCGAACGCCAGCATCGGTCCCGCACCGCGCAACTGCCCCCGGGCGATCCCGGTCATGCCGGCACCGGCTGCAAACCGGGACCGCACAGATCGGCCAGCGCATCATGCGCCTGATGCACGGCATCACCGATGCGGCCGATGGTGCGACTGTCGCCGATCATCACGGCATCCACCCCAAGGGCGTGCAGATCGCGCTGCAAGGGGCTCCCGGCATCGCGCCCCTGCGCCAGAATGACCGAACGGGCCACGATCACCCGCCGCTCTGCCCCGCAGGACAGATGCACGCCATCGGCCTGCACCGCCTCCAGCGTCCAGCCCGCCAGCACAGTCAGGCGCGGATTGGCCGCCAGCCGTTTCAGCAGCAGCTTGCGATAGATCGGCTCAGCCGCCCGCGCCAGTTGCTGCGCGCCGGAACGAGAGACCAGAACCGTCTCGATCCCCGCCGCAGTCAGCAGTTCCGCCGTTTCGCAGCCCGTCTCGCCCCCGCCATAGACCACGGCGGGTCCGGGCGGCAGCATTGGGTCGGGGGTTGCCAGCAGGTCATAGGCCTGCTGCACGCGCGGATCGTCGGCGCCGGGAAAATCCATCGGCCGGGCGGCGGCGCCGGTGGCGATCAGCACCAGATCGGGGCGCAGGGCGGCAATCGCCGCCGCCGTGGGGGCGCTGTTCAGCCGCAGATCGACCCCCGCCTGCGCAACGCGACGCGCCAGATAATCGCGATACCACAGCAGCTTGTCCTTGTGCGGTGGCGCGGCCGAGGCGATCAGGCCGCCGCCCGGCACCGCCGCGCGTTCGAACAGCGTCACGGCAAAGCCGTGCCCGGCGGCCTGCACCGCTGCCGCCATGCCGCCGGGGCCCGCCCCCACCACCACGATGCGCCGCCCCTTGCCGGCATCGGCCGGCAGCGCCGGCACCAGTTCGCGCCCGGTACGGGGGTTTTCGGCGCAGGCGATGGTTTCATGGGCATAGACCCGGTCCATGCACCAGTTGCAGCTGGTGCAGGGGCGGATATCGTCGGCCCGCCCCTCGCGCGCTTTCACCGCCCAGAACGGATCGGCCAGCATGGCCCGGCCCAGCGACACCAGATCGGTATCGCCGTTCGCAATCGCGCGTTCCGCCACCTCGGGGTGGCGCAGGCCCACGGTGATCACCGGCACCCCCGCCGCCTGCCGCAACCGGCGGGCCAGCGGCAGCCGCCAGCCTTCCTTGAACGACATCGGGTCGATGATGGTTTCCATCGACCCCGCCTGCGTGCCGCTGGACACATGCAGCGCATCGACCCCGGCGGCCACCAGCTGCGGCGCGATCTCCTCCATCCGGTCGATGGACAGGCCGCCGTCCATGAAATCATCGGCCGACAGCCGGTAGATCAGCGGCAGGTCGGGCGCCGCCGCCTTGACCGCGCGGATCACCGCCAGCGGAAAGGCCAGGCGCCGCCGGTCATCCCCGCCCCAGTCATCGTCGCGCCGGTTCATCAGCGGCGACAGGAACGCCATCAGCAAATAGCCATGCGCGCCATGCAGTTCGATCGCCTGATACCCGGCACGCCGGGCCAGCCCGGCGGCCCGGCCGAAATGCGCCACCAGCTCCTGCACCTCGGCCGCGTCAAAGGCGCGGGCGGTCAGCGCGCCCGACCGGCGCGAATGCACATCGCTGGGGGCGGCGGGCATGCGGCCATCGTTCATCGAAGGCAGGGCATATTGCCCCGGCAGTTGCAGCTGGATGGCCACGGCCGCCCCTTCGGCGCGCACGGTTTCCACAAGGCGCGCGTGCCCGTCCAGCGCGGCATCATCCTCCAGCACCAGCTGCGAGGGTTCCGACACGCCAAACCGGCGGTCCACGCAGGTGAATTCCACGATGATCAGCCCGGTCCCGCCCCGCGCACGTTCGCGGAAATAGGCGATCTGGCGGTCTGACACCCGGCCTTCGGGCGTGGCCAATGCGCTGGACATCGGCGCCATGACCACCCGGTTCGGCAGCGTCAACGCCCCGATCCGCAGTGGCGAAAACAGGTTGGGAAATGTCATCGCGCCTCCTCCCGTTATCCGCCCCGCTGGTGCAAGCATGTATCTTGAGCCGGGGGCGGTGGCGTGATAGCGATGATTAACTACCAAACGGAAGGTAGTAAAGGGAGGAGATGGGATGACGGTCGAAAAACGAAGCCACGCGGCGCTTTCCCGACGGCTGGCCGATGAACAGGCCAAGGCGCGCGCCATGGGGGGCGAGGCGGGGCTGGCCCGTCACCGGGCATCGGGGCGGCTGCCGGTGCGCGAACGCATCGACCTGCTGATCGACCCCGGCAGCTGGTTCGAAATCGGTGCCCTTGCCCTGCCGGAACTGCGGACGGAACGCCATGTTCCGGGCGACGCGGTGGTGACGGGCTTTGCCCTGCTGCATGGCCGGCGGGTGGGCGTGGTGGGCATCGACAGTTCGGTCCTGGCGGGAACCACCGCCCCCACCTCGATGCGCAAACAGGGGCGGCTGATCGACCGGGCGCAGAACGCGGGCTTTCCGCTGGTGCTGCTGTGCGATGCCGATGGCGGGCGCATTCCCGATGTGATGGGCTTTCGGTTTTCCGGCCTGCCGCTGGATTTCAAGACCTTTGTCAAGACGCCGTCCCATTTGCCCACCGTGCCCCGCGCGGCGGCGATCCTTGGCCCGTCCTATGGCGATTCGGCGCTGCATGCCTCGACCGCGCATTTCGTGGTGATGGTGGAGTTTGGCGCCGTCGCGCTGTCCGGCCCGTCGGTGGTGCAGTCGGCCATCAACGAAACGCTGGATGATGCGGCCCTTGGCGGCCCTGCTGCGGCGACGGCCGTTGGCAATGCCCATATGGTCGTCCCGACCGAGGCGGATGCCATGGCGGCCATCGGGGCGTTCCTGTCCTATCTGCCGTCCAACGCATCGCTGCCGGCCCCGGTGACCGTGGCACGCGACCCGGCGCGCGATCCGGCGGCCATTGCCGATACCGTGCCGATCGACACCCAGGTGGCCTATGACATTCGCGATGTGATCGATTCGATTGTCGATGATGGCAGCTATTTCCCCTGGGCCAATGCCTGGGGCCCCAGCCTGGTCTGCGCGCTGGCGCGGATCGAGGGGCGCGCGGTCGGCATC
This region includes:
- a CDS encoding acyl-CoA dehydrogenase family protein, with the translated sequence MDFDFSEENVAFRDMVERWVRAEIPKDWARELERKEHDYPFELWEKFTEAGFHGIGIPEEYGGQGGDVQTQMILARALARSLGGLAWIWGITSFAGSKSIGVYGTEAQKRRFLPDMAAGKLRASIGFTEPGGGTDVLGALRTTAERAEGGWRISGEKIWCSSAHVADYILLLARTDKNVEKNHHGLTLFFVPARQKGITITELPKLGMRAIGSCTVVLDDVFVPDDLVLGQPGNAWKMLLPTLNNERIMVGSFCLGVMDGVLEDALDYMKQRKAFGRPIGSFQALQHYVADIATWRQQTELLCNYTAWLQASGKDCAMQATMLKVSASDNAVKAADLGIQILGGMGYSAETDMQRYWRDARLWKIGPITNEMARNGIAERLGLPRSF
- a CDS encoding SDR family oxidoreductase, which produces MQPAAPQGIYRLFDVGGRVVLVTGGANGLGRMIAGAFAAGGARVYVTSRKAEDAERAAAEMVAEGGICTGLAADLSDPAGATTLAGQIAERESALHVLINNAGRSWGAPLARYPDKGWAPIMSINVQTPFTLVRDLLPLLRSAARPDDPARVINVGSVAGRVVEPISAYAYSASKAGLAHLGRVMAADLAPEGITVNTLVPGYFPTSMTGHIRADEAASAELLARIPLGRMGSPEDAAGLCLMLASRAGAYLTGTEIVMDGGLSGCR
- a CDS encoding 3-hydroxyacyl-CoA dehydrogenase NAD-binding domain-containing protein, with translation MRHIKITRAADGIASIVMDNADESMNLVSEEFVTDFTAAVADLAADAGVRGIIVTSAKPAFMAGADLKRFVGRPSKHEALAVARAPSDMHRRLETCGKPVVAVINGLALGGGYELALACHHRILADDPGARVGLPEVTVGLLPGSGGTQRLARMIGLRPALAVLLDGKPRNPDQALKAGLVDQVVPRDRMDAAARAWIDANPAPVQPWDRDRYAHPEGNGLLVPSVASYLSTLPAQIARDTFHNYPAAAAIAACVFEGIQLPFDAAQKLEQKYFAKLLSDPVAGNIIRTTFVNKGEAKKLARRPAGLAKVRHDRVGVLGAGLMGAGIAQVAAEAGMDVVLLDRTQDEADKGRAKIEATLAREVQKGRRTEAALAQVMGRITATADVAALATADIIVEAVFEDTAVKADITRRVQAVVRPGTLFATNTSTLPITRLARAAQDAGRFIGLHFFSPVNRMELVEVIRGQATTDATLAEALDFVERLRKVPITVNDSRGFYTSRVFQTFIHEGMAMLGEGTAPALIENAARFAGFPVGPLTLLDEVTVDLPMKIIDQAIAEEGAAYQIPCGHAVAARMIALGRNGRKTGGGFYDYAADGSKQLWPGLADHFPVAADQPPLEELKKRFLYIQALETARCLEEGVLVSAVDGDLGAVLGWSYPTWTGGTLSLIDMVGLRAFIAECDRLAQRTGPRFTASDWLRARADAGQPLVGAA
- a CDS encoding CaiB/BaiF CoA-transferase family protein; its protein translation is MPVTPTGPLAGLRVVEMDAIGPVPLVGLLLAGSGADVLRIARDGGDWDDATTAAAVMHRGKASVTLNLKDPAGAAMALDLIGRADAVIEGARPGTMERLGLGPDATLARNPALVYGRMTGWGQTGPRAMEAGHDINYLALTGVLSMIGPATRPVAPLNLVADYGGGAMNLAFGLMAALWQARATGRGQVVDAAMVDGVGFLASLFHGYQQTGLWHDGREANLLDGGAPYYRCYACADGRFMAAGPLEPKFYALMMCGLGLDPADWPQDDRATWPAATAAIGARFASMPQAHWTALFAGTDACVTPVLDLAQTRTDPHIAARGLFQPAGTAQAPVVPPWGADQRPDLAPARAMDTAGALARWPVRPSAAPR
- a CDS encoding MaoC family dehydratase, giving the protein MTALPETRVTDVTAEWMQVWARILDDPNQIHLDGALVRSLGLGPDVINQGPLNIAYVLNAVTAALPGARLLGYSARMLGNVFAGDRLTVRGTLDAATGPDIDVTATLAAEGRGDVVGLHLRLTRAAA
- a CDS encoding zinc-binding dehydrogenase is translated as MQALELAAIGGDGPRLVEVLRPEPAAGQVRVALRAAALNHRELFILQGQYPGMALPCTLGADGAGIVDAVGDGVPQARIGERVVLYPGMDWGDDQRFPGRGFHLLGMPAPGTIAEHICVPAGSARPMPPHLDFAQAAALPTAALTAWRGLTAKAGVQPDETLLITGIGGGVATYALLFGRAMGARVFVTSSRADTIAKAVALGAEGGFDYRDKDWHKAFLKASGGADVVFDGAPAGSMRAYTRALRMGARIVVYGSTGGVDAGFLAPSLFLSHATIHGTAMGSPADFTGMLEFVAAKGLTPVIDRRFALAQASQALDYLRDGHAFGKVVIDIPGES
- a CDS encoding acyl-CoA dehydrogenase family protein; the encoded protein is MDRLIFDADHDLFRDNVRRFMEREVAPHAARWRAAGVVDREVYRKAGQNGFLLTWADEAYGGAGLDDFRYEQIIYEENIRHGEIGFYINLHSGLVAPYIAGLGDADQKARWLPGCVSGDTILAVAMTEPGAGSDLAGMKTRAEDRGDHWLLNGSKTYISNGQLADLVIVAARTDPDKRHALGLFVVERGMPGFERGQPLQKMGLAAQDTSELFFTDVRVPKANLLGVAGEGFRYLGRFLAGERLIAAIGSMATAQKAFDLTLAYVKDRRAFGRPIGAFQNARFRLAELRTELDLAQCFVDQCVLLYNQRKLTPETAAQAKLASSEAEGRMVDLGVQLHGGAGYMAEFEISRMFTDARVTRIFAGTSEIMKEIISRGLGLDDRKMN
- the fabG gene encoding 3-oxoacyl-ACP reductase FabG, which translates into the protein MTDHPDIAIVTGAARGIGAAIARRLADSGWRVVRLDRAFADPQPMDVVADVADYADVAQAVAGIEVAHGPIGAVVNNAGITRDGFFHKLDPVADWDAVLRVNLTGPFHLCRAVLPGMRSRRFGRIVNMSSMNGLRGQPGQANYSAAKAGLIGMTRTLALEVAGLGITANCIAPGFVDTEMTRAIRPDIREAELAKVPAGRAGSVEEIAELVRYLCSDAAGFITGETVSINGGQLTA